Proteins encoded in a region of the Marinococcus sp. PL1-022 genome:
- a CDS encoding tripartite tricarboxylate transporter permease, translating into MGTFDGILSGLSVAFSVQGMLFVLIGVFAGTFIGMMPGLGPISAIAIMIPLTYNMDPTVALVLMAGVYYGAVFGGSTSSILLNAPGISGTVATAFDGYPMAQNGQAGKALAIAAISSFAGGTVSVVLLMLFAPLLASVAIVFGPPEYFALMLLGLTAIASLSDGSTIKALISAVLGIMFVTIGMDSQTGTTRFTFNNPNLLEGIDFLVIALGLFAIAEICNLIVNRKKTLKNQGNIGSLKLSKQDFKDMSGPMTRQSFLGFLLGVLPGAGATIASFIGYITEKKIAKRPEEFGKGAVKGIAAPETANNAATSGAFVPLLSLGIPGSGTTAVLLGALLVLNVPPGPLLIEEQPDLFWGVIISMYIGNVFLLILNLPLIPYIAKVLLIPRPMLISLVIMFSMIGVYSISFSTFDLYLLLAFGVLGYLMKLYNFPAAPLILAFILGGMMEESFRQAMTIANDDLTVFFTRPIALSMMIVALLSFLVPIIRQKRTTSA; encoded by the coding sequence ATGGGAACTTTTGACGGAATTTTAAGCGGCCTCAGTGTCGCTTTCAGTGTACAGGGAATGCTGTTTGTATTGATTGGCGTTTTCGCCGGAACATTTATTGGAATGATGCCCGGGCTTGGGCCTATCAGTGCAATCGCCATCATGATTCCGCTGACATACAATATGGATCCCACCGTTGCTCTCGTCCTGATGGCCGGTGTGTATTACGGCGCTGTGTTTGGAGGCTCCACCTCCTCCATTCTCTTGAATGCCCCGGGAATCTCGGGCACCGTCGCTACCGCTTTTGACGGCTACCCGATGGCCCAGAACGGCCAGGCGGGAAAAGCGCTTGCGATTGCAGCCATTTCCTCCTTTGCCGGCGGTACAGTGAGTGTTGTTCTGCTGATGCTGTTCGCTCCGCTTCTGGCCAGCGTCGCCATTGTGTTTGGCCCGCCCGAATACTTTGCCCTGATGCTGCTCGGGTTAACCGCGATAGCGAGCTTATCCGACGGCTCGACGATTAAAGCACTTATTTCTGCAGTACTCGGTATCATGTTTGTCACCATTGGCATGGACAGCCAGACAGGAACGACGCGGTTTACATTCAATAATCCGAACCTGCTCGAAGGCATTGATTTTCTCGTGATCGCTCTGGGCCTGTTTGCCATTGCTGAAATCTGCAATCTGATTGTCAACCGGAAAAAGACACTTAAAAACCAGGGCAATATTGGAAGCCTGAAGCTTTCCAAACAGGACTTCAAGGATATGAGCGGCCCAATGACCCGTCAGTCCTTCCTTGGGTTTCTTCTCGGGGTGCTCCCGGGCGCTGGTGCTACCATTGCTTCGTTTATCGGTTATATTACGGAAAAGAAAATCGCCAAACGTCCCGAAGAATTCGGGAAAGGCGCAGTGAAGGGGATCGCTGCTCCGGAAACCGCCAATAACGCCGCTACAAGTGGTGCGTTTGTGCCTCTGCTCAGCCTTGGTATTCCCGGTTCCGGAACGACAGCCGTCCTGCTCGGCGCCCTGCTTGTACTGAACGTGCCGCCGGGGCCGCTGTTAATCGAAGAGCAGCCTGACCTGTTCTGGGGCGTTATCATCAGTATGTATATCGGCAACGTATTTCTGCTGATCCTGAACCTGCCGCTTATTCCATACATTGCTAAAGTGCTGTTGATTCCGCGCCCGATGCTGATTTCGCTCGTGATTATGTTCAGCATGATCGGGGTGTACTCTATCAGCTTCAGCACGTTTGACCTTTATTTACTGCTTGCGTTTGGTGTGCTCGGCTATTTGATGAAGCTGTACAATTTCCCGGCAGCCCCGCTGATTTTGGCATTTATCCTCGGCGGGATGATGGAGGAATCCTTCCGTCAGGCCATGACTATTGCCAATGACGATTTAACGGTCTTTTTCACCCGGCCGATCGCCCTCAGCATGATGATTGTCGCTCTTCTATCCTTCCTTGTTCCAATCATTCGCCAGAAAAGGACAACTTCTGCATAA
- a CDS encoding Zn-dependent hydrolase, translated as MGVNTARLTRRVHELAEIGRIGKTGVRRLAHSKKDQEGMALVESWMKETGLATRIDEVGNLIGRLEGRDSSLPIFMLGSHIDSQPYGGRFDGAIGVLGALESVQTLVEEEHTFEGPIEVIAFSDEEGSRFNKGIFGSRGLIGELEEGELEREDEDGITRRQALEEMGLDPERVHLAAYDPEQLFAFLEMHIEQGPVLEDKGAAVGIVTGISGPLWLTVTYKGFAGHAGSVPMHLRRDALLGASEATTALNTIVGKRQPAPTIGTVGNIKVFPNSRNIIPEEVKFTVDLRDIDLERRNECESELRVELEAIAARHGLELDIQEDTNSDPRYCAEWIQSIMAEQAGRLKMEAPKLMSGPFHDAMPISKVCDYGMIFVRCKDGISHNPLEYSTDEDIIEGTKLYYETVKQIAGNMKEYQLKHAADKINS; from the coding sequence ATGGGAGTTAATACAGCACGTCTCACGAGACGCGTGCATGAGCTTGCAGAGATTGGACGGATTGGGAAAACGGGCGTGCGGAGGCTTGCCCATTCGAAGAAGGACCAGGAGGGGATGGCTCTCGTGGAGTCCTGGATGAAAGAGACCGGACTTGCGACGAGGATCGATGAAGTGGGAAACCTGATCGGCCGGCTGGAGGGCCGGGATTCTTCCCTCCCGATCTTTATGCTCGGCTCGCATATTGACAGCCAGCCCTATGGCGGCCGCTTTGACGGAGCCATAGGCGTGCTCGGTGCCCTGGAGTCGGTCCAGACCCTGGTTGAAGAAGAACATACATTTGAAGGTCCCATTGAAGTGATCGCCTTCAGCGATGAAGAAGGCTCCCGGTTTAACAAAGGGATTTTCGGCTCCCGCGGATTGATCGGCGAGCTTGAAGAAGGCGAGCTCGAACGGGAAGATGAAGACGGAATCACAAGGCGGCAGGCGCTGGAAGAAATGGGGCTTGATCCGGAGCGGGTTCATCTCGCTGCCTATGATCCTGAGCAGCTTTTCGCATTTCTGGAGATGCATATTGAGCAGGGTCCGGTGCTTGAAGATAAAGGAGCGGCGGTGGGTATTGTAACCGGTATCTCGGGCCCGCTCTGGCTCACGGTCACCTATAAAGGATTCGCGGGGCACGCGGGCTCTGTGCCGATGCATCTCCGGCGGGACGCCCTGCTGGGTGCCAGTGAGGCGACAACGGCGCTTAATACCATTGTCGGAAAACGGCAGCCGGCCCCAACGATCGGCACGGTTGGGAACATAAAAGTGTTTCCGAACTCCCGGAATATCATTCCCGAAGAAGTAAAGTTTACGGTCGATCTTCGCGATATTGACCTTGAGCGGCGAAATGAGTGCGAGAGCGAATTGCGTGTGGAGCTTGAAGCTATTGCCGCAAGGCACGGCCTGGAGCTTGATATTCAGGAGGATACAAACAGTGATCCAAGATACTGCGCAGAGTGGATCCAGAGTATCATGGCAGAGCAGGCCGGACGATTGAAGATGGAAGCGCCGAAGCTGATGAGCGGCCCGTTTCATGATGCGATGCCAATATCGAAGGTGTGCGACTACGGCATGATTTTTGTGCGCTGCAAAGACGGCATCAGCCACAATCCGCTTGAGTACAGCACAGATGAAGATATTATCGAAGGTACGAAGCTTTACTATGAAACAGTGAAGCAGATTGCCGGAAACATGAAGGAGTATCAACTGAAGCATGCAGCGGATAAAATCAACAGCTGA
- a CDS encoding aminotransferase, producing the protein MNHTDKQTVSAEKDMLLNQDRAFLWHHMAPHNDHPAIFTESDNVYLTDIDGNSYIDGMAGLWCVNVGHGRTSIAEAAAKQLSTMSFTPMTNSHKPAIQLAAKLNDWLDGHYRIFFSNSGSDANEVAFKIARQYFTQTGKPKKYKFISRYRAYHGNSMGALGATGQADRKASYEPVAEGFRHAAPPYCYRCPFGKEPDSCSLECASSIEQTIIWEGADTVAGVIVEPVITGGGVITPPESYLQKVQEICQKHDVLLIVDEVICGFGRSGEAFGHKNFGVQPDIVTMAKGITSAYAPLSATAVSNDLYESFKSGAPQSHFRHVNTFGGNPMSCAVALENIDILEREDLVAKAKSTGSYLQEQLESFHHFPAVGDIRTFGLMAGIELVTDKITKEPAPPEFMQQVLGYCKQHGVMIGKNSDTVPEHNNVLTISPPFIISHEQIDTIVATLREAIIYASPSA; encoded by the coding sequence ATGAATCATACCGATAAACAGACCGTTTCCGCAGAAAAAGACATGCTTCTGAATCAGGATCGTGCCTTTTTATGGCACCATATGGCTCCTCACAATGATCACCCGGCTATTTTCACCGAAAGCGACAATGTGTACCTTACAGATATCGACGGCAACTCCTACATTGATGGGATGGCCGGACTCTGGTGTGTAAATGTTGGCCACGGAAGAACTTCCATCGCGGAAGCGGCGGCAAAGCAGCTCAGTACGATGTCCTTTACACCCATGACCAACAGCCACAAGCCGGCCATTCAGCTGGCGGCAAAATTAAACGACTGGCTTGACGGCCACTACCGCATCTTTTTTTCCAATTCCGGCTCCGATGCCAATGAAGTCGCCTTTAAAATTGCCAGGCAGTATTTCACCCAGACCGGCAAGCCGAAAAAATATAAATTCATTTCCCGCTACCGGGCCTATCACGGAAATTCGATGGGTGCTCTGGGTGCAACCGGCCAGGCTGACCGGAAAGCAAGCTACGAGCCGGTCGCCGAAGGCTTCCGCCACGCAGCCCCGCCTTACTGCTACCGGTGTCCGTTTGGCAAAGAGCCGGACAGCTGCTCGCTCGAATGCGCTTCTTCCATTGAACAGACCATCATCTGGGAAGGCGCTGATACAGTCGCCGGAGTGATTGTGGAGCCGGTAATTACCGGTGGCGGCGTCATCACGCCGCCTGAGTCTTACCTGCAGAAGGTACAGGAAATCTGTCAAAAGCATGATGTTCTCTTAATAGTTGATGAAGTTATCTGCGGGTTTGGGCGGTCGGGAGAAGCCTTCGGCCATAAAAATTTCGGCGTGCAGCCTGACATCGTTACCATGGCGAAGGGGATAACGAGCGCCTACGCCCCTTTATCTGCTACAGCTGTTTCCAATGATTTATATGAATCGTTCAAATCCGGGGCTCCCCAAAGTCATTTCCGGCATGTGAATACCTTTGGAGGCAACCCGATGTCTTGTGCCGTCGCGCTCGAAAACATCGATATTCTCGAACGCGAAGACCTTGTCGCAAAAGCCAAAAGCACCGGCAGCTACCTACAGGAGCAGCTCGAATCCTTTCACCATTTCCCTGCCGTTGGAGACATCCGCACGTTCGGCCTGATGGCAGGCATCGAGCTTGTGACAGATAAAATAACGAAGGAGCCGGCACCACCGGAATTCATGCAGCAGGTGCTCGGCTACTGTAAACAGCACGGGGTCATGATCGGCAAAAACAGCGATACCGTTCCTGAGCATAACAACGTGTTAACCATCTCTCCCCCGTTTATTATTTCCCATGAACAGATTGATACAATCGTAGCGACGCTTCGTGAAGCAATCATCTACGCCTCACCGTCCGCCTGA
- a CDS encoding nitrilase-related carbon-nitrogen hydrolase, with product MTDQVRIGVIQASNDVEGSASVQEHKDKAIEKHVRMVREAAAKGAQIIGLQEIFYGPYFCSEQSMKWYEAAEQVPEGPTTRLFQDLAKELGTVIVLPVYEREGIAAYYNTAAVIDADGSYLGKYRKNHIPHVAAGNEGYGFWEKFYFKPGNLGYPVFDTAYAKVGVYICYDRHFPEGARLLGLNGAEVVFNPSATVAGTSEYLWKLEQPAHAVANGYYLAAINRVGYEAPWNMGEFYGQSYVVDPRGDFVSIASRDQDEVLVADMDKEMIREVRNAWQFYRDRRPETYGSMSALL from the coding sequence ATGACAGATCAGGTCCGTATAGGAGTCATCCAGGCTTCCAACGACGTCGAGGGCAGTGCTTCAGTTCAGGAGCATAAAGACAAAGCGATTGAAAAACATGTACGCATGGTTCGTGAGGCCGCCGCCAAAGGAGCACAGATTATCGGGCTCCAGGAAATATTCTACGGGCCTTATTTCTGCTCCGAACAGTCGATGAAGTGGTACGAAGCAGCCGAACAGGTTCCGGAAGGGCCAACTACCAGGCTCTTCCAGGATCTCGCTAAAGAGCTTGGCACCGTGATTGTGCTTCCTGTCTATGAACGCGAAGGCATCGCTGCTTATTATAATACCGCCGCCGTCATCGATGCAGACGGCTCGTACTTAGGAAAATACCGAAAAAATCATATCCCTCATGTTGCTGCCGGCAACGAAGGCTACGGTTTCTGGGAAAAATTCTATTTTAAACCGGGCAATCTCGGATATCCAGTATTTGACACGGCTTATGCGAAGGTCGGCGTCTACATCTGCTACGACCGGCACTTCCCGGAGGGCGCCCGGCTGTTGGGGCTGAACGGTGCCGAAGTGGTGTTCAATCCATCGGCTACAGTCGCCGGCACCTCCGAGTACCTCTGGAAGCTCGAACAGCCGGCCCACGCCGTGGCGAACGGTTATTACCTGGCTGCAATCAACAGAGTCGGCTACGAAGCCCCGTGGAACATGGGTGAATTTTACGGCCAGTCCTACGTGGTGGACCCCCGTGGTGACTTTGTCAGCATCGCAAGCCGTGATCAGGATGAAGTTCTTGTCGCAGATATGGATAAAGAAATGATCCGGGAGGTGCGCAATGCCTGGCAGTTCTACCGCGACCGCCGGCCCGAAACATACGGGTCCATGAGCGCCCTACTTTAA
- a CDS encoding NAD(P)-dependent oxidoreductase produces MSNHRSDAWISTEQLQENFAEVNSPLSTTHAVKESNRCLFCYDAPCIQACPTGIDIPSFIKKIASGNLKGSAVTIMDANPVGASCARVCPTEELCEGACVLNGESEPIMIGDLQRYATDWAIRNEQVLFEAGPSTSKHVAIVGSGPAGLAAARELARFGHQVTIFEADDEPGGLNRYGIVSFRLPVDIVQWEINQIVNMGVTIRTNTAVGKDISPEELREQFDSIIIAVGMGSVPELHMEGEDASGVYDAVDFVRSTKDGTFSNNLAGKRVAVIGAGNTAVDAATCSTRLGAEHVSIVYRRTKNEMTAYPFEFEFAKQDGIAFQWLTSPVKIEKNDQGEVNGLECVQMELGEADQDGRQRPVPIQNSNFMMDVDVVIRAIGQERLQDTIAMFGLDHTDGVVTVDASYAASEPNHFAVGDVVFGSGQGEAMVVSAAEQGKQAAYTIHQQLSAGTQAAG; encoded by the coding sequence ATGTCCAATCACCGCTCGGATGCATGGATTTCCACCGAACAGCTGCAGGAGAATTTCGCTGAAGTGAACAGCCCCCTTTCAACGACCCATGCGGTCAAGGAATCGAACCGCTGCCTGTTTTGCTACGACGCACCCTGTATCCAGGCCTGTCCGACAGGCATAGACATTCCTTCTTTTATTAAAAAAATAGCCTCCGGCAATTTAAAAGGCTCCGCAGTCACTATTATGGATGCAAATCCCGTCGGAGCGAGCTGTGCACGTGTCTGCCCGACCGAGGAATTATGCGAGGGAGCCTGTGTATTAAACGGCGAATCAGAGCCGATCATGATTGGCGATCTGCAGCGCTACGCCACGGATTGGGCTATCCGCAATGAGCAGGTGCTGTTTGAAGCAGGCCCTTCGACATCCAAACATGTCGCAATCGTCGGGAGCGGTCCCGCCGGTCTGGCAGCGGCCCGGGAGCTCGCCCGGTTTGGCCATCAGGTGACCATTTTTGAAGCCGACGACGAACCCGGGGGGTTGAACCGTTACGGTATTGTTTCCTTCCGCCTCCCGGTTGATATCGTGCAATGGGAAATCAACCAGATTGTGAATATGGGCGTAACCATCCGCACGAACACCGCAGTCGGAAAAGACATTTCCCCGGAAGAGCTCCGGGAGCAGTTTGATTCCATCATTATCGCTGTCGGTATGGGAAGCGTTCCGGAGCTTCATATGGAAGGAGAGGACGCTTCCGGCGTATATGACGCTGTTGATTTTGTACGCTCCACCAAGGACGGCACGTTTTCCAATAATCTTGCCGGTAAGCGGGTGGCCGTCATCGGTGCCGGCAACACGGCCGTTGACGCAGCCACCTGCTCCACCCGCCTCGGTGCTGAACACGTCAGTATCGTTTACAGACGGACGAAAAATGAAATGACCGCCTACCCGTTCGAATTTGAATTTGCCAAGCAGGACGGCATCGCCTTTCAATGGCTTACTTCCCCGGTGAAAATCGAAAAAAATGACCAGGGGGAAGTCAACGGTCTTGAATGCGTCCAGATGGAGCTTGGCGAAGCAGACCAGGACGGACGGCAGCGACCAGTACCCATCCAGAATTCCAATTTTATGATGGATGTGGATGTCGTTATACGAGCCATCGGCCAGGAGCGGCTGCAGGATACAATTGCCATGTTCGGCCTTGATCACACGGACGGCGTTGTGACTGTCGACGCCTCCTACGCCGCTTCTGAACCAAACCATTTTGCCGTCGGGGACGTCGTATTTGGCAGCGGCCAGGGAGAAGCGATGGTTGTCAGTGCCGCGGAGCAGGGAAAGCAGGCAGCCTATACGATTCACCAGCAGCTTTCGGCAGGCACTCAGGCAGCAGGCTGA
- the preA gene encoding NAD-dependent dihydropyrimidine dehydrogenase subunit PreA, whose amino-acid sequence MADLTTNVAGIRSPNPFWLASAPPTNSGYQVQRAFEAGWGGAVWKTMGDPILNVSSRFSAVSFGGNQVAGFNNIELISDRPLEVNLREIEETKRLYPEHAIIGSLMVEPDRDKWHEIVKRVEAAGIDGLELNFGCPHGMAERGMGSASGQVPELVRQQTAWVKEVARTPVIVKLTPNITDITFTAKAAVEGGADAVSMINTINSLSGVDLDSWNTIPNVDGKGAHGGYCGPAVKPIALNMVGECARTPGIDVPISGMGGVSSWQEAAEFMLMGASNVQVCTAAMHHGFRIVEDMIDGLSNYMDEKGLASLDQLIGQTVPKYSDWGDLDLTYRVAAKINNDVCINCNKCYIACEDTSHQCIDMLKDEDGNDILRVREDDCVGCNLCSIVCPVDGAIDMVEVARKVGDEPMTWNERQQLMAGAGSNQ is encoded by the coding sequence ATGGCAGATTTAACGACCAACGTCGCCGGCATCCGTTCCCCGAATCCCTTCTGGCTTGCCTCCGCGCCTCCAACCAACAGCGGGTACCAGGTACAGCGCGCTTTCGAAGCAGGCTGGGGCGGTGCTGTATGGAAAACGATGGGAGACCCTATCCTGAACGTTTCCTCCCGTTTTTCCGCTGTGTCCTTTGGCGGAAACCAGGTGGCCGGCTTCAACAATATTGAGTTGATTTCCGACCGGCCGCTTGAAGTGAACCTGCGGGAAATTGAAGAAACGAAACGACTTTACCCGGAGCATGCGATTATCGGTTCATTAATGGTGGAACCAGACCGGGACAAGTGGCATGAAATCGTCAAAAGAGTCGAAGCAGCTGGGATCGACGGCCTCGAGCTCAACTTTGGCTGTCCGCACGGGATGGCCGAGCGGGGAATGGGCTCAGCGTCCGGCCAGGTGCCGGAGCTCGTCCGCCAGCAGACGGCCTGGGTGAAGGAGGTGGCCCGGACGCCGGTGATTGTCAAATTAACGCCGAACATTACAGACATTACGTTCACGGCTAAAGCCGCCGTCGAGGGCGGAGCCGATGCCGTCAGCATGATCAATACAATTAACAGCCTTTCCGGCGTCGATCTTGATTCCTGGAATACTATTCCGAATGTGGATGGCAAGGGTGCCCACGGCGGCTACTGCGGTCCCGCCGTCAAGCCGATCGCTTTGAATATGGTCGGGGAATGCGCCAGAACACCCGGAATCGACGTGCCAATTTCCGGCATGGGCGGCGTGTCCAGCTGGCAGGAAGCCGCGGAGTTTATGCTGATGGGCGCTTCGAACGTCCAGGTTTGTACGGCGGCGATGCATCACGGCTTCCGTATTGTTGAAGATATGATCGACGGCCTCAGCAACTACATGGACGAAAAAGGTCTTGCCTCTCTCGACCAGCTGATCGGGCAGACCGTGCCGAAGTATTCCGACTGGGGCGACCTCGATCTTACCTACCGTGTTGCCGCTAAAATCAATAATGATGTCTGTATTAACTGCAACAAGTGCTACATTGCCTGTGAAGATACGTCCCATCAGTGCATCGATATGCTAAAGGATGAGGACGGCAACGATATACTGCGGGTGCGCGAGGATGACTGCGTTGGCTGTAATCTGTGCTCTATCGTCTGTCCGGTGGACGGCGCCATCGACATGGTCGAAGTCGCTAGAAAGGTCGGCGACGAACCGATGACATGGAACGAACGCCAGCAGCTGATGGCAGGTGCCGGATCTAATCAATAA
- the hydA gene encoding dihydropyrimidinase, which yields MLAKTIIKNGTVVTASDEYKADILIEDEKITTIGKDLQEDGAETVDASGQYIFPGGVDPHTHLEMPFGGTVSKDDFESGSIAAAFGGTTSVIDFCLTSKDRPLSSSIQEWHDKSQGRSVIDYGFHLMITQMNDDVLDQLPSIIQNDGITSFKVFMAYKNVFQADDETLYRTLLAAKELGALVMVHAENGDVIQHLTEEALAAGNTEPIYHARTRPSEIEGEATGRAARFTGLADSQLYVVHVSCADAAEEIRKARRKGANVWGETCPQYLVLDESYMDQPGFEGAKYVWSPPLREKWNQEELWTAIKNGDLSTIGSDQCSFDFNGQKDLGKDDFTKIPNGGPMIEDRMSILYSEGVAKGRISRQQFVDITSTKSAKLFGLYPDKGTISVGADADLVLFNPDESRTISAKTQHMAVDYNAFEGMEVQGVIESTMVRGQFVVRDRKLEAEPGYGKYMKRKPFALGSSPKTAASTSV from the coding sequence ATTTTGGCAAAAACGATTATCAAAAACGGAACCGTTGTAACAGCGAGCGATGAATACAAGGCAGATATTCTGATCGAAGATGAAAAAATCACAACTATCGGCAAGGATCTCCAGGAAGACGGGGCAGAAACTGTCGACGCCTCCGGCCAGTACATTTTCCCGGGAGGAGTGGATCCGCACACCCACCTCGAAATGCCGTTTGGGGGGACCGTCTCCAAGGATGATTTCGAAAGCGGATCCATCGCTGCCGCTTTTGGCGGGACAACGAGCGTGATCGACTTCTGCCTGACAAGCAAGGACAGGCCGCTCAGCTCCTCCATTCAGGAATGGCACGATAAATCCCAGGGACGTTCCGTGATTGATTACGGCTTTCATTTGATGATTACTCAAATGAATGACGACGTGCTTGATCAGCTTCCTTCAATCATTCAAAACGACGGCATTACTTCCTTCAAGGTATTTATGGCCTATAAAAATGTATTCCAGGCCGATGACGAAACGCTTTACCGCACGCTGCTTGCTGCCAAAGAGCTCGGGGCTCTCGTCATGGTCCATGCTGAAAACGGCGACGTGATTCAGCACTTAACAGAAGAAGCACTTGCTGCCGGAAACACCGAGCCTATTTACCACGCCCGCACCCGACCATCCGAAATCGAAGGGGAAGCGACCGGCCGCGCGGCCCGCTTTACCGGGCTTGCCGACTCTCAGCTGTATGTTGTGCATGTTTCCTGCGCCGATGCCGCGGAAGAAATCCGCAAAGCCCGCCGTAAAGGTGCCAACGTCTGGGGTGAAACGTGCCCGCAGTACCTCGTGCTTGATGAAAGCTACATGGACCAGCCTGGATTTGAAGGCGCCAAGTATGTATGGAGCCCGCCGCTTCGTGAAAAATGGAATCAGGAGGAGCTTTGGACGGCAATTAAAAACGGAGATCTTTCGACCATCGGATCCGATCAGTGCTCGTTTGACTTTAACGGCCAAAAGGACCTCGGCAAAGATGACTTCACAAAAATTCCAAACGGCGGCCCGATGATTGAAGACCGGATGAGTATTCTCTACTCGGAAGGAGTGGCCAAAGGAAGAATTTCGCGCCAGCAGTTTGTTGATATTACCTCGACGAAAAGCGCCAAGCTGTTCGGTCTCTATCCGGATAAAGGAACAATCTCCGTTGGCGCAGACGCCGACCTTGTGCTTTTCAATCCGGACGAAAGCCGGACCATTTCGGCTAAAACGCAGCACATGGCGGTTGACTATAACGCCTTTGAAGGCATGGAGGTGCAGGGCGTGATTGAGTCTACCATGGTACGCGGCCAGTTTGTTGTCCGCGACCGGAAGCTGGAGGCTGAACCTGGCTACGGGAAATACATGAAACGCAAGCCCTTCGCTTTAGGAAGCAGCCCTAAAACTGCTGCCTCCACGTCCGTTTAA
- a CDS encoding NCS1 family transporter codes for MKDNSYLKSPDLMPVGHDKRKISTFGFAVMWVGMAVVLAAFAIGGEGVSSLPLGWVIFASLIGCVAIGLFITIVGDIGIEHGLSFPVYMRAPFGTIGTHLPSVTRGIAASFWFGINTYFGSTAMNGILNILTGFDNWAVCYALFAGAQLVNTAIGIKAVERFADFAAPAIILISIWMYIVLTGEASAQGTNVWNWDGIEAGAGSAVTAFVIVIFANMGFWSTLATDIPSLSRFIKAPKYERNWFKRNRGTMVGSMIALPLVQTFMVVIGAICFIALGNFDPVVALQQTAGGLVLAVLLLMIVLAQWSTNTSANVIPAATIFSNVGGPKIPFFVGVFMAGIIGTAAQPWLIFSVLDTVLLVVGGVLSAVVGILVSDYYVLRKRRVNVPDLYKHTGQYRYFKGINAAGLISWAVGGAVAIFFINFSFIAGFVTGGVCYYFLAKYWWFKKYKQVEIEDPSDDKYLGITVGRDWEVHADEAEEEARPEVASMK; via the coding sequence ATGAAAGATAACAGCTACTTAAAATCTCCGGACCTGATGCCGGTGGGTCATGATAAACGAAAAATCAGCACCTTCGGCTTTGCCGTTATGTGGGTCGGGATGGCGGTCGTCCTGGCTGCCTTCGCCATTGGCGGAGAAGGCGTTTCCTCCCTTCCACTCGGCTGGGTCATCTTCGCTTCCCTGATCGGGTGTGTGGCTATCGGATTGTTTATTACAATCGTCGGGGATATTGGCATTGAACACGGGCTGTCCTTTCCTGTCTATATGAGGGCCCCCTTCGGTACGATCGGTACCCATCTGCCTTCTGTGACCAGGGGGATTGCCGCCTCCTTCTGGTTTGGTATCAACACATACTTCGGTTCTACCGCGATGAACGGCATTTTAAATATATTGACCGGCTTTGATAACTGGGCCGTCTGTTACGCTCTGTTTGCCGGCGCCCAGCTGGTCAATACGGCTATCGGCATTAAGGCCGTAGAACGATTTGCTGACTTTGCCGCTCCCGCGATCATCCTGATTTCGATATGGATGTACATTGTGCTTACCGGAGAGGCCTCCGCCCAGGGAACAAATGTATGGAACTGGGACGGCATCGAGGCCGGGGCCGGCTCTGCCGTAACTGCTTTTGTAATTGTTATTTTTGCCAACATGGGATTTTGGAGTACGCTCGCGACAGACATCCCTTCGCTGAGCCGTTTTATTAAAGCCCCGAAATATGAACGTAACTGGTTTAAAAGAAACCGCGGCACGATGGTTGGAAGCATGATCGCCCTTCCACTCGTGCAGACCTTCATGGTAGTCATCGGCGCCATCTGCTTTATTGCTCTCGGCAATTTTGATCCGGTCGTCGCTCTTCAACAGACAGCCGGCGGGCTCGTGCTCGCGGTGCTTCTGCTTATGATCGTGCTCGCCCAGTGGTCCACCAACACCAGTGCAAACGTTATTCCCGCAGCGACGATTTTTTCCAACGTCGGCGGGCCGAAAATTCCCTTCTTTGTTGGTGTGTTTATGGCAGGCATTATCGGGACTGCCGCTCAGCCGTGGCTGATTTTCAGTGTGCTTGATACCGTCCTTCTTGTAGTAGGCGGCGTCCTCTCCGCCGTCGTCGGTATTTTAGTATCAGACTACTATGTTCTGCGAAAACGCCGGGTGAACGTGCCGGACCTTTACAAGCATACCGGCCAGTATCGTTACTTTAAAGGAATCAACGCAGCCGGCCTGATTTCCTGGGCCGTCGGAGGTGCCGTCGCTATCTTCTTCATCAACTTTTCCTTTATTGCCGGGTTTGTTACCGGCGGTGTCTGCTATTACTTCCTCGCCAAATACTGGTGGTTCAAAAAGTATAAGCAGGTGGAAATTGAAGATCCAAGCGACGATAAATACCTCGGCATCACCGTTGGAAGAGACTGGGAGGTCCACGCAGACGAAGCAGAAGAAGAAGCCAGACCAGAAGTTGCCAGCATGAAATAG